In Leeia speluncae, a genomic segment contains:
- the dacB gene encoding D-alanyl-D-alanine carboxypeptidase/D-alanyl-D-alanine endopeptidase, whose product MLLTKFCRTAMFTLCGIAFSTASFALDESDIQLSLKAVKLPADALSLVVRPLTDIAQPPISYRADVPVNPASTMKLLTTFAALDTLGPTYQWQTQVLGTGQQVGDRWQGDLYVKGQGDPKLTQEQLWLLLRQLRQKGIRQIDGRLLLDRSFYSPIEDNDESLDGEDERPYNVPPDPLAVNFKTLRVQMLNQNGQMQLSAEPNLPGLTLTNQLSVVDSGSCLTWKNQVAVKVTQQGDQTNLLFKGKFPAACDMANYLTAVGSHPTFAMASVRDTWAELGGSWPLLAKNDGSGWLAEAVTPVDAKLLAAQSSESLVDIIKDVNKFSNNLMARSVFIAIGRKQGTGKSPINESNAVIRQWLTTNQKSFPELVLENGAGLSRKERISANHLADVLSLGWQSSYMPEYMASLPIAGIDGTLKRRFATDMQSSAHLKTGTLNNVRALAGYIRSRSGQWCAFVAILNHPSADRGVGLLDQLAGYVYENY is encoded by the coding sequence ATGTTGTTAACAAAATTTTGTCGCACGGCGATGTTCACCCTATGTGGCATCGCTTTTTCAACCGCTTCATTTGCATTAGATGAGTCGGACATACAGTTATCGCTAAAAGCGGTGAAGTTGCCCGCAGATGCATTGTCCCTTGTTGTTCGACCACTAACGGATATTGCGCAACCGCCAATCAGTTATCGAGCGGACGTCCCTGTTAACCCTGCTTCTACAATGAAGCTTTTAACGACGTTCGCCGCATTAGATACCTTGGGACCAACGTATCAGTGGCAAACGCAAGTGCTTGGAACGGGACAGCAGGTAGGGGATCGTTGGCAAGGAGATCTATACGTAAAAGGACAGGGTGATCCTAAGCTCACCCAAGAGCAATTGTGGTTATTGTTGCGGCAGTTGCGCCAAAAAGGCATTCGACAAATTGATGGTAGGTTGTTGCTTGACCGTTCTTTTTACTCACCAATTGAAGATAATGATGAGTCATTAGATGGCGAAGATGAGCGTCCATATAATGTTCCTCCTGATCCATTAGCGGTCAATTTCAAAACGCTACGTGTCCAGATGTTGAATCAAAATGGGCAAATGCAACTCTCTGCAGAGCCAAACCTACCTGGCTTAACACTGACTAACCAATTATCGGTCGTCGATAGTGGCAGTTGCCTTACTTGGAAAAACCAAGTAGCAGTAAAAGTTACCCAACAGGGTGATCAAACCAACTTACTTTTTAAGGGCAAGTTTCCAGCAGCCTGTGACATGGCGAATTACTTAACAGCCGTTGGCTCGCACCCAACGTTTGCGATGGCTTCCGTCCGTGATACATGGGCTGAATTGGGCGGCAGTTGGCCGCTACTGGCGAAAAACGATGGCTCAGGTTGGTTGGCAGAGGCAGTCACGCCGGTAGACGCCAAATTACTCGCGGCACAGTCGTCTGAATCGTTGGTCGATATCATTAAGGATGTAAACAAGTTCTCGAATAATCTGATGGCGAGATCGGTTTTTATTGCGATCGGACGCAAGCAAGGGACTGGTAAATCACCGATTAATGAATCCAATGCCGTGATTCGCCAATGGTTAACGACCAACCAAAAAAGTTTTCCGGAATTGGTGCTAGAAAATGGTGCCGGCTTATCCCGTAAAGAGCGTATTAGTGCAAACCATCTGGCCGACGTGTTGAGCTTAGGGTGGCAATCTAGCTATATGCCGGAATATATGGCCTCACTACCGATTGCTGGGATTGATGGCACATTAAAACGACGTTTTGCAACCGACATGCAATCTAGCGCGCACTTAAAAACAGGTACGCTCAATAATGTGCGTGCACTAGCGGGTTATATCCGCTCACGCTCCGGGCAATGGTGTGCTTTTGTCGCTATTCTCAATCATCC
- a CDS encoding FecR domain-containing protein, translating to MMLKQAAYQWMWMVPLIALQAVAAPAPVAKSLPVYTYQIQQKDTVYDLSHQLLENPNQWGQVVAFNHIRDPKRLTPGSELKIPIAWLKGTPVKATVVNGRLASGNGKPLMAGDSIAEGDNLLTEKDGSLVLRLPDGSQVLLQGGSQVSVDKLRARPSAGLSSKLKLQKGRVETHANPDKVPNTNMEVSTPLSIAGVRGTQFRVALDEAGTHASGEVTEGEVGYQGGKSLVSLPAGFGSQVDGSGVPIKPIALLAAPTLLLPDAAYDRVLFKLSWQAIEQAAAYRVMIATDERFTHVVLSTVVTEPTLKLTDLEDGHYWVSVRAIDAIGLEGLDSTALFKLKARPEPPFVLTPKMVAKATAGNVKFEWGQPEGIHQYHFQLATSTDFSKLVFDEMVTNTTSLNPELKEGQYYWRLASIRQKDSEVDQGPYSDLGSLLVRPAPSLPSKPIETANSLSFNWKGEADQRFVVQLSDDKAFKENVLSFSTETPTLTIPRPDAGEWFIRIKAIDPDGFESSFTKPQKFMIYRRLVTSDGQPVLNGQGEPITAPTN from the coding sequence ATGATGCTTAAGCAAGCTGCTTATCAATGGATGTGGATGGTCCCACTTATTGCGCTACAAGCCGTCGCAGCGCCGGCACCTGTCGCAAAATCGCTTCCTGTCTATACCTATCAAATTCAGCAAAAAGATACGGTTTATGATTTGAGCCATCAACTACTTGAGAATCCCAATCAATGGGGTCAAGTGGTGGCGTTTAACCATATTCGCGACCCTAAACGGTTAACACCCGGCAGTGAGTTAAAAATCCCAATTGCTTGGCTTAAGGGAACGCCTGTCAAAGCCACTGTAGTCAATGGACGTTTGGCGAGTGGCAATGGAAAACCACTTATGGCGGGCGATTCGATTGCTGAAGGCGACAATCTGCTGACCGAAAAGGATGGCTCTTTAGTACTACGTTTGCCAGATGGCAGTCAGGTGCTGTTGCAAGGTGGCTCTCAGGTTTCTGTCGATAAGTTGAGAGCGAGGCCATCTGCGGGTTTATCTAGTAAGCTGAAATTGCAAAAAGGCCGGGTTGAAACCCATGCGAACCCAGATAAAGTGCCGAATACCAATATGGAGGTCTCTACGCCACTGTCGATTGCAGGGGTTCGAGGGACTCAATTCCGGGTGGCGTTAGATGAGGCGGGTACGCATGCTTCAGGGGAAGTGACAGAGGGCGAAGTAGGGTATCAAGGAGGCAAGTCGCTGGTGAGTTTACCAGCAGGGTTTGGAAGTCAGGTAGATGGTTCTGGCGTTCCGATCAAACCGATCGCTTTGCTGGCTGCACCGACCCTCTTATTACCTGATGCGGCTTATGATCGGGTGTTATTTAAACTCTCTTGGCAAGCCATTGAGCAAGCTGCTGCGTATCGGGTGATGATTGCGACTGATGAGCGATTCACTCATGTGGTGTTATCTACAGTGGTAACCGAGCCCACGTTAAAGCTCACTGACTTGGAAGATGGTCACTATTGGGTGTCTGTCCGTGCAATTGATGCCATCGGACTGGAAGGGCTAGATTCAACCGCCTTGTTTAAACTGAAAGCAAGGCCTGAACCACCATTTGTGTTAACGCCTAAAATGGTGGCCAAAGCAACGGCAGGCAATGTGAAGTTTGAGTGGGGACAACCAGAAGGCATTCATCAATATCACTTTCAGTTGGCAACGAGTACAGACTTTTCCAAACTAGTTTTTGATGAAATGGTGACGAATACCACCTCTCTCAATCCAGAGTTAAAGGAAGGCCAATATTACTGGCGACTCGCTTCTATTCGCCAAAAAGACAGTGAAGTTGACCAAGGGCCCTACTCTGACCTAGGTAGCTTGCTGGTTCGCCCTGCCCCAAGTTTGCCAAGTAAACCGATCGAAACGGCGAATAGTCTTTCCTTTAATTGGAAAGGTGAAGCAGACCAGCGTTTTGTTGTTCAACTGAGTGATGACAAAGCCTTTAAAGAAAACGTGTTGTCATTTTCAACTGAAACCCCGACCTTAACCATTCCACGCCCGGATGCGGGGGAGTGGTTTATCCGGATAAAGGCAATTGATCCTGATGGATTTGAAAGCAGTTTTACCAAGCCGCAGAAATTCATGATCTATCGTCGCTTAGTGACGTCCGATGGGCAACCGGTATTGAATGGTCAAGGTGAACCAATTACCGCACCAACCAACTAA